A portion of the Streptomyces coeruleoprunus genome contains these proteins:
- a CDS encoding L,D-transpeptidase, which produces MRHSLIPRRTVRLAVASSLALGVMFLTGCQSPPAPSGRSAPAAAAEDAEPARVTVSLGNADGAAGTTGGLLASDAPVRVRATGGTLTEVTVTPDGGKDAVAVTGTWENDKRGWRSTRTMTPGATYRLRATAKNAAGLPTTREATFRVIPADRVNGVTVTPARDTVVGAGQPVSLAFDHPVKNKAAVERQLTVTAIPKAEGSWGWTKDPLTGVESVHWRPRTPWAKGTKVTLTARLSGVDTGDSRLLRRDVSTTFTTGTVRISKVDLKKHTMTVHEDGRPIRTLPISGGSPEYPTWNGTMVVLGKERLVRMTSASVNIADFYDKNVPWAVHLTTSGTYAHAAPWNEGKGVFGRSNTSHGCVGMSEADGKWFYDRAVRGDMVEVTGSTRRTVPTGNGFGGWNLSYDEWRELGALR; this is translated from the coding sequence GTGCGTCACTCCCTCATTCCCCGCCGGACCGTCCGCCTCGCCGTGGCCTCGTCGCTCGCACTCGGCGTCATGTTCCTGACCGGCTGCCAGTCGCCGCCGGCCCCGTCCGGCCGGAGCGCACCGGCCGCGGCCGCCGAGGACGCCGAGCCCGCCCGGGTCACCGTGTCCCTGGGGAACGCGGACGGCGCCGCCGGCACCACCGGCGGTCTGCTGGCTTCGGACGCCCCGGTCCGCGTCCGGGCGACCGGCGGGACGCTGACCGAGGTCACGGTCACCCCGGACGGCGGCAAGGACGCCGTAGCGGTCACGGGGACGTGGGAGAACGACAAGCGGGGCTGGCGCTCCACACGCACGATGACGCCGGGAGCGACGTACAGGCTCCGCGCGACCGCGAAGAACGCCGCGGGCCTTCCGACCACCCGGGAGGCGACCTTCCGCGTCATACCGGCGGACCGCGTCAACGGGGTCACCGTCACCCCGGCCCGGGACACGGTCGTCGGCGCGGGCCAGCCCGTCTCCCTGGCCTTCGACCACCCGGTCAAGAACAAGGCAGCGGTGGAACGGCAGTTGACCGTCACCGCCATCCCGAAGGCCGAAGGGTCGTGGGGCTGGACGAAGGACCCCCTCACCGGTGTGGAGAGCGTCCACTGGCGGCCCCGCACCCCCTGGGCGAAGGGCACCAAGGTCACGCTCACGGCACGGCTCAGCGGTGTCGACACCGGCGACTCCCGCCTACTGCGCCGGGACGTGTCGACGACGTTCACGACGGGCACGGTCCGGATCTCCAAGGTGGACCTGAAGAAGCACACCATGACGGTCCACGAGGACGGACGGCCCATCAGGACGCTGCCGATCAGCGGCGGCTCCCCCGAATACCCCACCTGGAACGGCACGATGGTGGTCCTCGGCAAGGAGCGACTGGTCCGCATGACCAGCGCGTCGGTGAACATAGCCGACTTCTACGACAAGAACGTCCCCTGGGCCGTGCACCTCACCACGTCGGGCACGTACGCCCACGCGGCTCCCTGGAACGAGGGCAAGGGCGTCTTCGGCCGCAGCAACACCAGCCACGGCTGTGTCGGCATGTCCGAGGCGGACGGCAAGTGGTTCTACGACCGGGCGGTGCGCGGCGACATGGTCGAGGTCACGGGCTCCACCCGGCGCACGGTCCCGACGGGCAACGGCTTCGGCGGCTGGAACCTTTCGTACGACGAGTGGCGCGAGCTCGGCGCTCTCCGCTGA
- a CDS encoding sigma factor-like helix-turn-helix DNA-binding protein, translating into MRALQALKAHERTVLVLHHLLDLPVQQVARETGLSEGAVRTRLSRARRALAAHLRDAESPHPPTTHPRQKTTRKRKEVPTLG; encoded by the coding sequence GTGCGCGCCCTGCAGGCGCTGAAGGCGCATGAGCGGACCGTCCTCGTCCTCCACCACCTGCTCGACCTGCCCGTCCAGCAGGTGGCGCGGGAGACCGGCCTGTCGGAGGGCGCGGTGCGTACGCGCCTGAGCCGGGCGCGCAGAGCCCTGGCGGCGCACCTGCGCGACGCCGAGTCCCCCCACCCACCCACGACCCACCCGCGGCAGAAGACGACGAGGAAGAGGAAGGAGGTGCCCACCCTTGGCTGA
- a CDS encoding sigma factor yields MSASTDFDEFYTATARRLVAAVYAATGDLTEAEDAVQEAYARAWQRWDRLTREGDPTAWVRTVALRLAISSWRRARNRIRAHITHGPPPDLPAWARSGSRWCAPCRR; encoded by the coding sequence ATGTCGGCATCAACCGATTTCGACGAGTTCTACACGGCCACGGCGCGTCGCCTGGTCGCGGCGGTGTACGCCGCCACCGGCGACCTGACGGAGGCGGAGGACGCGGTGCAGGAGGCGTATGCCCGCGCCTGGCAGCGCTGGGACCGCCTCACGCGGGAGGGCGACCCGACCGCGTGGGTGCGGACGGTCGCCCTGCGCCTGGCCATCAGCTCCTGGCGGCGCGCCCGCAACCGGATACGGGCCCACATCACACACGGTCCTCCCCCGGACCTGCCGGCCTGGGCCCGGAGCGGGTCGCGCTGGTGCGCGCCCTGCAGGCGCTGA
- a CDS encoding class I SAM-dependent methyltransferase, with protein MTSRERLSDAVAGYWDTASASFDDEPDHGLRPAATRRAWARRLRGWIPADGPCDVLDLGCGTGSLALLLAEDGHRVTGVDLAPRMVARAREKLAAAGLPGRFTVGDAAAPPTGDERFDVVLVRHVVWTLPEPERALRTWAGLLRAGGRLVLVEGLWREATADAAPYVPGAEGLPWGGGGVRADELAAVVRPFVADVRVEHLGDDPDLWGGPVHDERYALVART; from the coding sequence ATGACCTCACGCGAGAGACTTTCCGACGCCGTCGCCGGCTACTGGGACACCGCCTCCGCGAGCTTCGACGACGAGCCCGACCACGGGCTGCGCCCCGCCGCCACGCGGCGGGCATGGGCTCGGCGGCTGCGGGGCTGGATACCGGCGGACGGGCCGTGCGACGTGCTCGACCTCGGCTGCGGCACCGGGTCGCTCGCCCTGCTCCTCGCCGAGGACGGGCACCGGGTCACCGGCGTCGACCTCGCGCCGCGCATGGTCGCGCGGGCGCGCGAGAAGCTCGCGGCGGCCGGACTCCCGGGGCGCTTCACCGTCGGGGACGCGGCCGCCCCACCCACCGGTGACGAGCGGTTCGACGTCGTGCTCGTCCGGCACGTGGTATGGACGCTGCCCGAGCCGGAACGGGCTCTGCGCACATGGGCCGGGCTCCTGCGCGCCGGTGGACGCCTGGTGCTCGTCGAGGGGTTGTGGCGCGAGGCGACCGCCGACGCCGCCCCGTACGTCCCCGGCGCCGAAGGCCTGCCCTGGGGCGGGGGCGGCGTCCGGGCCGACGAACTGGCCGCCGTCGTACGCCCCTTCGTCGCCGACGTCCGCGTCGAGCACCTCGGCGACGACCCCGACCTGTGGGGCGGCCCCGTCCACGACGAGCGGTACGCACTGGTCGCGCGGACCTGA
- the rsmA gene encoding 16S rRNA (adenine(1518)-N(6)/adenine(1519)-N(6))-dimethyltransferase RsmA gives MSTTEPDALLGPADIRELAAALGVRPTKQRGQNFVIDANTVRRIVRTAEVRPDDVVVEVGPGLGSLTLALLEAADRVVAVEIDDTLAAALPATITSRMPAKAPRFSLVHSDAMDVEELPGPPPTALVANLPYNVAVPVLLHMLDRFPTIERTLVMVQAEVADRLAARPGNKVYGVPSVKANWYADVKRAGAIGRNVFWPAPNVDSGLVSLVRREPPRTTATKQEVFAVVDAAFAQRRKTLRAALAGWAGSPAAAEAALVAAGVSPQARGESLTVEEFARIAEAKA, from the coding sequence GTGAGCACCACTGAGCCCGACGCACTCCTCGGCCCCGCCGACATCCGTGAACTGGCCGCAGCGCTGGGTGTACGCCCCACCAAGCAGCGCGGCCAGAACTTCGTCATCGACGCCAACACCGTGAGGCGCATCGTCCGCACGGCGGAGGTCCGGCCCGACGACGTGGTGGTCGAGGTGGGCCCCGGCCTCGGCTCGCTCACCCTCGCGCTCCTGGAGGCCGCCGACCGGGTCGTCGCCGTGGAGATCGACGACACGCTCGCCGCGGCCCTGCCCGCCACCATCACGAGCCGGATGCCCGCGAAGGCCCCCCGCTTCTCCCTCGTCCACTCCGACGCCATGGACGTCGAGGAGCTGCCGGGCCCGCCGCCCACCGCGCTCGTCGCGAACCTCCCGTACAACGTCGCCGTGCCGGTCCTGCTGCACATGCTGGACCGCTTCCCCACCATCGAGCGGACCCTCGTCATGGTCCAGGCCGAGGTCGCCGACCGGCTCGCCGCCCGCCCCGGCAACAAGGTGTACGGCGTCCCCTCCGTCAAGGCGAACTGGTACGCGGACGTCAAGCGGGCCGGCGCGATCGGCCGCAACGTCTTCTGGCCGGCGCCCAACGTGGACTCCGGCCTGGTGTCCCTGGTCCGCCGCGAACCGCCCCGGACGACGGCCACCAAGCAGGAGGTCTTCGCCGTCGTCGACGCGGCCTTCGCGCAGCGCCGCAAGACCCTGCGCGCCGCGCTCGCCGGCTGGGCCGGCTCGCCCGCCGCCGCCGAGGCCGCTCTCGTGGCCGCCGGCGTCTCCCCCCAGGCCCGGGGCGAGTCCCTGACCGTCGAAGAGTTCGCCCGCATCGCGGAGGCCAAGGCGTGA
- a CDS encoding lipoprotein, which yields MRRGGARGAIRTTTPGTAGVRAARAAVAAGAAAALLAGCSSAADAGSPAASASASAAPSAAGPKTAAKGGTVGPAGSACPLPVTFDVAADWKPEAIKPIEDPDLRSLVEQGPVTAVCEIDAKPAGHIGFLRVFTNDRPGDTPRRVLEGFTAAEGEVTAAVYRDIKAGAVPATEVTYTVTSRLTEESKDVRALAVSTPRGAAVLYLGGLDSEEHRAMLPAYELAKASLAVTP from the coding sequence ATGCGACGGGGTGGGGCGCGGGGCGCGATACGGACGACGACGCCGGGCACGGCGGGCGTGCGGGCCGCGAGGGCCGCGGTGGCGGCCGGGGCGGCGGCGGCCCTGCTGGCCGGGTGCTCGTCGGCGGCGGACGCCGGGTCGCCGGCCGCATCCGCCTCGGCGTCCGCCGCCCCTTCCGCCGCGGGGCCGAAGACGGCCGCGAAGGGCGGGACCGTCGGGCCCGCCGGGTCCGCGTGCCCGCTGCCCGTGACGTTCGACGTGGCCGCCGACTGGAAGCCCGAGGCGATCAAGCCGATCGAGGACCCGGACCTGCGGTCCCTCGTCGAACAGGGGCCGGTGACCGCCGTCTGCGAGATCGACGCGAAGCCCGCCGGGCACATCGGCTTCCTCCGCGTCTTCACGAACGACCGCCCCGGTGACACCCCGCGGCGCGTGCTGGAGGGCTTCACGGCCGCCGAGGGCGAGGTCACAGCCGCCGTGTACCGCGACATCAAGGCCGGCGCCGTGCCCGCGACGGAGGTCACGTACACCGTGACCAGCCGGCTCACCGAGGAGTCCAAGGACGTGCGGGCCCTCGCCGTGTCCACGCCGCGCGGCGCGGCGGTGCTGTACCTGGGCGGGCTGGACTCGGAGGAGCACCGGGCCATGCTCCCCGCGTACGAACTGGCGAAGGCGTCGCTGGCGGTGACCCCCTGA
- a CDS encoding ABC-F family ATP-binding cassette domain-containing protein produces the protein MAANLVNVEAVSKVYGTRALLDGVSLGVSEGDRIGVVGRNGDGKTTLIRVLAKLEEADSGRVTHSGGLRLGVLTQHDSLDPAATIRHEVIGDLADHEWAGSAKIRDVLTGLFGGLDLPGFPQGLDTVIGPLSGGERRRIALAKLLIAEPDLIVLDEPTNHLDVEGIAWLAGNLQARRSALVCVTHDRWFLDQVCTRMWDVQRGTVHEYEGGYSDYVFARAERERIAATEEAKRQNLVRKELAWLRRGAPARTSKPRYRIEAANELIADVPPPRDTSELMRFASARLGRTVFDMEDVTVQAGPKVLLKHLTWQLGPGDRIGLVGVNGAGKTSLLRALSEAALSQGEKQPAGGRIVVGKTVRLAYLSQDVTELPPTLRVLEAVQQIRDRVDLGKGREMTAGQLCEKFGFTKEKQWTPVGDLSGGERRRLQLLRLLMDEPNVLFLDEPTNDLDIETLTQLEDLLDGWPGSMVVISHDRFFVERTTDRTFALLGDATLRMLPRGIDEYLERRRRMIEAAAPAPAQAPAEKAEKAARATSAADARAAKKELQRIERQLDKISEKESALHARIAENATDFEKVAELDAELRKLASEREELEMRWLELAEDA, from the coding sequence ATGGCCGCCAACCTCGTCAATGTCGAGGCCGTCAGCAAGGTGTACGGCACCCGTGCCCTGCTCGACGGGGTGTCCCTCGGCGTGTCCGAGGGCGACCGGATCGGGGTCGTCGGGCGCAACGGCGACGGCAAGACGACCCTGATCCGGGTGCTGGCCAAGCTGGAGGAGGCCGACTCCGGCCGCGTCACCCACAGCGGCGGGCTCCGCCTCGGCGTACTGACGCAGCACGACTCGCTCGACCCGGCCGCGACGATCCGGCACGAGGTCATCGGCGACCTCGCCGACCACGAGTGGGCGGGCAGCGCCAAGATCCGCGACGTGCTCACCGGCCTGTTCGGCGGGCTCGACCTGCCGGGCTTCCCGCAGGGCCTCGACACGGTGATCGGCCCGCTGTCCGGCGGTGAGCGCCGCCGCATCGCGCTGGCCAAGCTGCTCATCGCGGAACCGGACCTGATCGTCCTCGACGAGCCGACCAACCACCTCGACGTCGAGGGCATCGCCTGGCTGGCCGGCAACCTCCAGGCCCGCCGCTCCGCCCTGGTGTGCGTCACGCACGACCGCTGGTTCCTCGACCAGGTCTGCACCCGCATGTGGGACGTGCAGCGCGGCACGGTCCACGAGTACGAGGGCGGCTACTCCGACTACGTCTTCGCGCGGGCCGAGCGCGAGCGGATCGCCGCGACCGAGGAGGCCAAGCGGCAGAACCTGGTCCGCAAGGAGCTGGCCTGGCTGCGGCGCGGCGCCCCGGCCCGTACGTCCAAGCCGCGTTACCGCATCGAGGCGGCCAACGAGCTGATCGCGGACGTGCCGCCGCCGCGCGACACCAGCGAGCTGATGCGGTTCGCGTCCGCCCGGCTCGGCAGGACCGTGTTCGACATGGAGGACGTGACCGTCCAGGCCGGCCCGAAGGTGCTGCTCAAGCACCTGACGTGGCAGCTGGGCCCGGGCGACCGGATCGGCCTGGTCGGCGTGAACGGCGCCGGCAAGACCTCCCTCCTCCGCGCCCTTTCGGAAGCGGCGCTCTCACAGGGCGAGAAGCAGCCCGCGGGCGGCCGCATCGTGGTCGGCAAGACCGTCCGCCTCGCCTACCTCTCGCAGGACGTCACCGAACTGCCTCCCACGCTGCGCGTCCTGGAGGCCGTGCAGCAGATCCGCGACCGCGTCGACCTCGGCAAGGGCCGCGAGATGACGGCGGGCCAGCTGTGCGAGAAGTTCGGCTTCACCAAGGAGAAGCAGTGGACGCCCGTCGGCGACCTGTCCGGCGGTGAGCGCCGCCGCCTCCAGCTGCTGCGGCTGCTGATGGACGAGCCGAACGTCCTGTTCCTCGACGAGCCCACCAACGACCTGGACATCGAGACGCTGACCCAGCTGGAGGACCTGCTCGACGGCTGGCCCGGCTCGATGGTGGTCATCTCGCACGACCGGTTCTTCGTCGAGCGCACCACGGACCGTACGTTCGCCCTGCTCGGCGACGCCACGCTGCGGATGCTGCCGCGCGGCATCGACGAGTACCTGGAGCGCCGCCGCCGGATGATCGAGGCGGCCGCGCCCGCCCCGGCGCAGGCGCCCGCCGAGAAGGCGGAGAAGGCGGCGAGGGCCACGTCCGCGGCGGACGCCCGCGCGGCGAAGAAGGAACTCCAGCGGATCGAGCGACAGCTCGACAAGATCTCCGAGAAGGAGTCCGCGCTCCACGCGCGGATCGCGGAGAACGCCACGGACTTCGAGAAGGTCGCCGAGCTGGACGCCGAACTGCGGAAACTGGCCTCCGAGCGCGAGGAGTTGGAGATGCGCTGGCTCGAACTGGCCGAGGACGCCTGA
- a CDS encoding PQQ-binding-like beta-propeller repeat protein, whose protein sequence is MTQPPPPPPNQPPGPPPGPPPQGGFGAPQDVPPGGFGAPTPPPQGGPAYGYPQAPQTPPAQPPGQPPAQPPTQPAGQPAVPGYGFPQAPPGQQSGPYGPVPPHSFPTAPMHQAVPQQPGGRKKLSTQMQIIIAAAVAVVLIVGAGLWYATGKGGDDGPVAGGTSGSTSQGGGDKPGGGGKEKPPANTQAKVAFQVPEPVVTDIRTVTGSWLTDKTYVKGGIESVVGYDINTGAKLWTTPLPGELCAASRHVKDNKTAILFEEAKRTPAKKYQPCTKVGAIDLTTGKLLWTKSVTGGSAGDRDVRFEEVTVGASTVAAGGTSGGAAWDLTTGKEYWRPQDNAESCFDMGYGGGEGLVAARKCGQYGSQYVLIQNLNPTTGAPISSYKMPTGVEYAAVVSTKPLVVAADVGDTAGDGSGISDFFSIDENTGKLKVKIAADAERYAADCDGTEVEKCVKVVVGNGRIYVPTEEHEGTSDTGRTNEIVAFDLTTGKLTGEKADAGERYSMYPLRMDGANLIAYKKPPYDKGGRIVSIDGGSFKETLLMENPSEKTIRNAEMLISEREMLYADGRLFMAQNSVHKPSKYGNEQRYLILAFTTK, encoded by the coding sequence ATGACTCAGCCACCCCCGCCGCCGCCGAACCAGCCGCCCGGCCCGCCGCCGGGCCCGCCCCCGCAGGGCGGTTTCGGCGCCCCGCAGGACGTCCCGCCCGGCGGCTTCGGCGCGCCGACCCCGCCGCCCCAGGGCGGCCCGGCCTACGGCTACCCGCAGGCCCCGCAGACGCCGCCCGCCCAGCCCCCGGGCCAGCCCCCGGCCCAGCCGCCGACGCAGCCCGCGGGCCAGCCCGCCGTGCCCGGCTACGGCTTCCCGCAGGCCCCGCCCGGCCAGCAGTCCGGGCCGTACGGCCCGGTGCCCCCGCACAGCTTCCCGACGGCGCCCATGCACCAGGCGGTGCCGCAGCAGCCGGGCGGCCGCAAGAAGCTGTCCACGCAGATGCAGATCATCATCGCGGCGGCCGTCGCCGTCGTGCTGATCGTCGGAGCCGGCCTCTGGTACGCGACCGGCAAGGGCGGCGACGACGGCCCCGTGGCCGGCGGCACGTCCGGCTCCACGTCCCAGGGCGGCGGCGACAAGCCGGGCGGCGGCGGCAAGGAGAAGCCGCCGGCCAACACCCAGGCGAAGGTGGCCTTCCAGGTCCCGGAGCCGGTCGTGACCGACATCAGGACCGTCACCGGCTCCTGGCTCACGGACAAGACGTACGTCAAGGGCGGCATCGAGTCGGTCGTCGGCTACGACATCAACACCGGCGCCAAGCTCTGGACGACGCCGCTGCCCGGCGAGCTGTGCGCCGCGTCCCGGCACGTCAAGGACAACAAGACCGCGATCCTCTTCGAGGAGGCGAAGCGGACCCCGGCGAAGAAGTACCAGCCGTGCACCAAGGTCGGCGCCATCGACCTGACCACCGGCAAGCTGCTGTGGACCAAGTCCGTCACCGGCGGCAGCGCCGGTGACCGCGACGTCCGGTTCGAAGAGGTGACCGTCGGCGCGAGCACCGTCGCGGCGGGCGGCACCAGCGGCGGAGCCGCGTGGGACCTCACCACCGGCAAGGAGTACTGGCGTCCGCAGGACAACGCCGAGAGCTGCTTCGACATGGGCTACGGCGGCGGCGAGGGCCTCGTCGCGGCCCGCAAGTGCGGCCAGTACGGCAGCCAGTACGTGCTGATCCAGAACCTCAACCCGACGACGGGCGCGCCCATCTCCTCGTACAAGATGCCGACCGGCGTCGAGTACGCGGCGGTGGTCTCCACCAAGCCGCTCGTCGTGGCGGCGGACGTCGGCGACACGGCCGGCGACGGCTCCGGCATCTCGGACTTCTTCTCGATCGACGAGAACACCGGCAAGCTGAAGGTGAAGATCGCCGCCGACGCCGAGCGGTACGCGGCGGACTGCGACGGCACCGAGGTCGAGAAGTGCGTCAAGGTGGTCGTCGGCAACGGGCGCATCTACGTGCCCACCGAGGAGCACGAGGGCACCAGCGACACCGGCCGGACCAACGAGATCGTCGCCTTCGACCTCACCACCGGCAAGCTGACCGGTGAGAAGGCCGACGCGGGCGAGCGGTACTCGATGTACCCGCTGCGGATGGACGGCGCGAACCTCATCGCCTACAAGAAGCCGCCCTACGACAAGGGCGGCCGGATCGTGAGCATCGACGGCGGCTCCTTCAAGGAGACGCTGCTGATGGAGAACCCGTCCGAGAAGACCATCCGCAACGCGGAGATGCTGATCTCCGAGCGCGAGATGCTCTACGCCGACGGCCGGCTCTTCATGGCCCAGAACTCGGTGCACAAGCCGTCCAAGTACGGCAACGAGCAGCGGTACCTGATCCTCGCCTTCACCACCAAGTAG